The Sulfitobacter sp. S223 genome has a window encoding:
- the purB gene encoding adenylosuccinate lyase, producing the protein MIPRYSRPEMVSIWSPETKFRIWFEIEAHACDAMADIGVIPRANADAVWKAKDVEFDVARIDEIEAVTKHDVIAFLTHLAEHVGSDEARFVHQGMTSSDVLDTCFNVQLTRAADILIADMELLLAALKRRAIEHKDTVRVGRSHGIHAEPTTMGLTFARFYAEMDRNMRRLKTAREEIATGAISGAVGTFANIDPAIEEHVCEKLGLTPEPISTQVIPRDRHAAFFACLGVIASSIENVATEVRHMQRTEVLEGAEFFSAGQKGSSAMPHKKNPVLTENLTGLARTIRMAVIPAMENVALWHERDISHSSVERAIGPDTTITLDFALHRLTGVIDKMLIYPDNMLANMNKFSGLVMSQRVLLALTQAGVSREDSYKLVQRNAMKVWDDGKDFKTELLADEDVLAALSVEEIEEKFDMGYHTKHVDTIFKRVFGA; encoded by the coding sequence ATGATCCCCCGTTATTCCCGCCCCGAAATGGTTTCAATCTGGTCTCCAGAGACCAAGTTCCGCATCTGGTTCGAGATCGAGGCGCACGCCTGTGATGCCATGGCCGATATCGGTGTGATCCCGCGCGCCAACGCTGATGCCGTCTGGAAAGCCAAAGACGTAGAATTCGACGTGGCCCGCATCGACGAGATCGAAGCCGTCACCAAGCATGATGTTATCGCCTTTCTGACGCATCTTGCAGAGCATGTAGGCAGCGACGAAGCGCGGTTTGTGCATCAGGGCATGACCTCCTCCGACGTGCTTGATACCTGCTTTAACGTGCAGCTGACCCGCGCCGCTGACATTTTGATCGCAGATATGGAGCTGCTTCTGGCCGCGCTGAAACGTCGCGCGATTGAGCATAAAGACACTGTACGCGTGGGCCGCAGCCACGGCATCCACGCAGAGCCGACAACAATGGGTCTGACATTCGCGCGTTTCTACGCCGAGATGGACCGCAACATGCGCCGCCTGAAAACAGCGCGCGAAGAAATCGCAACCGGCGCAATCTCGGGTGCGGTTGGCACATTCGCCAACATCGACCCCGCCATCGAAGAGCACGTCTGCGAAAAGCTGGGCCTCACACCAGAGCCGATCAGCACGCAGGTTATCCCGCGTGACCGCCACGCCGCATTCTTCGCCTGCCTCGGCGTGATCGCCAGCTCAATCGAGAACGTCGCGACCGAAGTCCGCCACATGCAGCGCACCGAAGTGCTGGAAGGCGCAGAGTTCTTCTCTGCTGGTCAAAAAGGCTCCTCTGCGATGCCGCACAAGAAAAACCCTGTGCTGACCGAAAACCTGACAGGTTTGGCGCGCACCATCCGCATGGCCGTTATTCCAGCCATGGAAAACGTGGCCCTGTGGCACGAGCGTGACATTTCTCACTCCTCTGTCGAACGTGCGATCGGTCCCGATACGACAATCACTTTGGATTTCGCCCTGCACCGCCTGACTGGCGTGATCGACAAGATGCTAATCTATCCCGACAACATGCTGGCCAACATGAACAAGTTCAGCGGCCTGGTGATGTCACAGCGCGTGCTGCTGGCCCTGACCCAAGCAGGTGTAAGCCGGGAAGACAGCTACAAGCTGGTCCAGCGCAATGCGATGAAGGTTTGGGATGACGGCAAGGATTTCAAAACCGAACTGCTGGCCGACGAAGATGTTCTGGCAGCCCTAAGCGTTGAAGAAATCGAAGAGAAATTCGACATGGGCTACCACACCAAACATGTCGATACGATCTTCAAGAGGGTTTTTGGCGCCTGA
- a CDS encoding adenylosuccinate lyase, whose protein sequence is MRMKIALSTAALVLLPVMGFAAGCNYDKQAMSCGAGTVYDADSNSCVETTT, encoded by the coding sequence ATGAGAATGAAGATTGCACTTTCTACCGCTGCCTTGGTTCTGCTGCCTGTGATGGGCTTTGCGGCAGGCTGCAACTATGACAAACAAGCGATGTCCTGCGGGGCCGGTACCGTTTATGACGCCGACAGCAACAGCTGTGTCGAAACCACTACCTAA
- a CDS encoding flagellar motor switch protein FliG: MNELASLSATSNAHPISRIIPQPSLSKRAKAAIVVRLLINEGADIPLEELPAELQAQLTHQMGAMRVVDRVTLASVVDEFTEALDSIGLSFPGGIAGALDALDGRISRETAARLRKEAGVRAAGDPWKRLRALSEQELHDIIASESTEVAAVLLSKLDIPVAAGLLGRLSGPEARRITYAVSLTSDVTPDAVDRIGLSLAAQLDEQKVPAFDTGAAERLGAILNSSSTPTRDDVLTGLEETDQVLADAVRKTIFTFGNIAARIAPRDIPRVLREVDGDALITAMAASEAIGFGASRDFIFENMSGRMADQLREDIAEAGKIKMSDGDEAMSAIVAVIRDMENRGDLVLVQPEEEEED, from the coding sequence ATGAACGAACTTGCCTCCCTCTCCGCTACATCCAATGCCCATCCGATTTCGCGGATCATTCCGCAGCCATCGCTGAGCAAACGCGCGAAAGCTGCGATTGTCGTGCGGCTATTGATCAACGAAGGGGCGGACATACCGTTGGAAGAATTGCCCGCCGAATTGCAGGCACAGCTCACACATCAGATGGGTGCGATGCGGGTTGTAGACCGTGTCACCCTCGCCTCAGTGGTAGATGAGTTCACAGAGGCGCTTGATTCCATCGGCCTTTCTTTTCCGGGCGGCATTGCCGGGGCACTGGATGCGCTGGACGGTCGGATCAGTCGCGAAACGGCAGCGCGTTTGCGCAAAGAGGCGGGCGTGCGCGCCGCAGGTGACCCTTGGAAACGTCTGCGCGCCCTGTCGGAACAAGAACTGCATGACATCATCGCGTCCGAAAGCACCGAAGTTGCCGCTGTACTGCTGTCAAAACTGGATATTCCAGTAGCTGCGGGCTTGCTTGGTCGGCTTTCGGGGCCGGAAGCGCGGCGCATCACCTATGCGGTCTCTCTGACAAGTGATGTTACGCCAGATGCTGTTGACCGTATTGGCCTGTCCTTGGCCGCCCAGTTGGACGAGCAAAAGGTGCCCGCATTTGACACCGGCGCGGCAGAGCGGTTGGGGGCAATCCTCAACTCTTCCTCGACACCCACCCGTGATGATGTGCTGACAGGTCTGGAAGAGACCGATCAGGTGCTCGCTGATGCTGTTCGCAAGACGATCTTCACCTTCGGAAATATCGCAGCGCGCATCGCGCCGCGCGACATTCCACGCGTTCTGCGCGAAGTTGACGGTGACGCACTCATCACAGCGATGGCCGCTTCTGAGGCTATCGGGTTCGGTGCTTCGCGTGACTTTATCTTTGAGAACATGTCAGGCCGCATGGCAGACCAATTGCGCGAAGATATTGCGGAGGCTGGCAAAATAAAAATGTCTGACGGGGATGAGGCGATGTCGGCCATTGTTGCCGTCATCCGCGACATGGAAAACCGCGGCGATCTGGTCTTGGTCCAGCCCGAGGAAGAGGAGGAGGACTGA
- a CDS encoding lysophospholipid acyltransferase family protein, with protein sequence MSASSPSKKTGFARTMGHYLSNLVIVGLIRLMLVLPYAMRVRMMGAVVQYAIGPLAGYRRRALDNLALIWPDMPADERQKIASRCLNNVGRTFIENYSADDFPERMATNQLTGAGVGPLEEAVAHGKPVILVSGHYGNYEATRAALVARGLNIGGLYRNMKNPYFNAHYVKTMEAFGGPVFPQGRRGTAGFVRHLKEGGQLVLLFDQHVFKAPLFDFLGQPANTAISAAELALRYDALLIPFYGIRQPDGLSFETVIEAPIPATDAMTMTQALSDSLAERVKADPGQWFWVHRRWRPKA encoded by the coding sequence ATGTCCGCATCTTCCCCCTCAAAGAAAACCGGCTTTGCGCGCACGATGGGCCACTATCTAAGCAATCTGGTCATCGTGGGATTGATCCGGCTGATGTTGGTTCTGCCCTACGCGATGCGCGTCCGGATGATGGGCGCGGTGGTGCAGTACGCAATCGGACCGCTTGCAGGTTACCGTCGTCGGGCGCTCGATAATCTGGCGCTGATCTGGCCTGACATGCCTGCCGATGAAAGGCAAAAGATCGCGTCGCGATGCCTCAACAACGTGGGGCGCACTTTCATTGAAAACTACTCTGCCGATGACTTTCCGGAGCGGATGGCCACAAACCAGCTGACTGGCGCGGGCGTTGGACCGCTGGAAGAAGCGGTCGCACATGGCAAACCCGTCATTCTGGTCAGCGGCCATTACGGAAACTATGAGGCGACGCGCGCAGCGCTGGTGGCACGGGGGCTTAACATTGGCGGGCTCTACCGCAATATGAAGAATCCATATTTCAATGCCCATTACGTCAAGACGATGGAGGCCTTCGGGGGCCCTGTCTTCCCCCAAGGTCGTCGTGGCACCGCAGGTTTTGTGCGCCACCTGAAAGAAGGTGGACAACTAGTGCTGCTGTTTGACCAGCACGTGTTTAAAGCACCCTTGTTTGATTTTCTGGGTCAGCCTGCGAACACCGCGATCTCGGCGGCAGAGCTCGCCTTGCGGTACGATGCATTATTGATCCCGTTTTACGGTATCCGGCAGCCAGACGGGCTAAGCTTCGAGACAGTTATTGAAGCACCCATTCCAGCCACTGACGCAATGACCATGACCCAAGCACTAAGCGATAGTTTGGCGGAACGGGTAAAGGCCGACCCGGGCCAATGGTTTTGGGTTCACCGTCGTTGGCGGCCAAAGGCCTAA
- a CDS encoding thioredoxin family protein produces the protein MYRAVNILTAGLLAAGSSFSTAALAEQRPVVVELFTSQGCSSCPPADAIFSELGERDDVIAIALHVDYWDYIGWKDEFGDPAHANRQRAYAAKAGRRSIYTPETIVNGQTDIVGAKPMVLSKAIASYKEAGVRMRLDVERAQGQVQISGTVPSGTVSAMEVHMLHVIPSHVSKITRGENRSKTIEYTNIAQDMKTVATWDGKSPLNLSLEASSDQPLVILVQEAGAGPIVAAARID, from the coding sequence ATGTACCGAGCCGTGAACATCCTGACAGCGGGCCTTTTGGCTGCTGGTTCAAGTTTTTCCACAGCAGCACTGGCCGAACAGCGCCCCGTGGTGGTTGAGCTGTTCACCTCGCAGGGCTGTTCAAGCTGCCCGCCGGCCGATGCGATTTTCAGCGAGCTGGGAGAGCGCGATGACGTCATCGCAATTGCCCTGCATGTTGATTATTGGGACTATATCGGATGGAAGGATGAGTTCGGCGATCCAGCACATGCCAACCGGCAACGTGCCTACGCCGCCAAAGCCGGGCGTCGGTCAATCTACACGCCCGAGACCATTGTAAACGGCCAGACCGATATCGTCGGGGCCAAGCCTATGGTGCTGTCCAAAGCGATTGCATCCTATAAGGAGGCCGGCGTACGCATGCGTCTGGATGTCGAGCGTGCGCAGGGGCAGGTGCAGATCAGTGGAACGGTGCCTTCAGGCACGGTCTCTGCGATGGAGGTACACATGCTTCATGTCATTCCGTCGCATGTCAGCAAGATTACCCGGGGCGAGAACCGATCCAAGACGATCGAATACACCAATATCGCCCAAGACATGAAAACGGTGGCAACGTGGGATGGAAAAAGCCCACTAAACCTATCACTGGAAGCATCCAGCGATCAGCCATTGGTAATTTTGGTGCAAGAAGCAGGCGCAGGCCCGATCGTTGCGGCAGCCCGTATCGATTAG
- the acnA gene encoding aconitate hydratase AcnA, producing the protein MTIIVGQDTAKTRKTLKSGDQSIAYYSIPAAEAAGLGDFSKLPAALKVVLENMLRFEDGKTVTVDDIKAFAEWGAKGGKNPREIAYRPARVLMQDFTGVPAVVDLAAMRDGLVALGGDADQINPLNPVDLVIDHSVMIDEFGNPRAFQMNVDREYERNMERYTFLKWGQKAFNNFRVVPPGTGICHQVNLEYLAQTVWTDKDQDGVEVAYPDTLVGTDSHTTMVNGMAVLGWGVGGIEAEAAMLGQPISMLIPEVVGFELTGRMMEGTTGTDLVLKVVEMLREKGVVSKFVEFYGEGLDHLPLADRATIANMAPEYGATCGFFPIDGETLRYLRTTGRDEDRIALVEAYAKENGMWRGDDYAPIYTDTLSLDMGTIVPAISGPKRPQDYIALTSAHTAFADYVKGVREGKDASKASEVRWEGEGGQPEPEDIPGDEGHHNRGYVMTDDGHYQLHDGSIVIASITSCTNTSNPYVMIGAGLVARKARELGLTRKPWVKTSLAPGSQVVSAYLEAAELQDDLDAIGFNLVGYGCTTCIGNSGPLEPSISKAINDYDLIGTSILSGNRNFEGRISPDVRANYLASPPLVVAYALVGDMNHDMTNSPLGQDKDGNDVYLRDIWPTTQEVAELVEKTVTREAFQTKYADVFKGDEKWQGVETTDAKTYDWPAASTYVQNPPYFQGMSKDPGVITNIEGAKVLAILGDMITTDHISPAGSFKETTPAGQYLIERQVPVREFNSYGSRRGNHEVMMRGTFANIRIKNEMLDGVEGGYTKGPGGEQTSIFDAAMAHQEAGTPLVIFGGEQYGAGSSRDWAAKGTALLGVKAVIAESFERIHRSNLVGMGVIPFEFTNGDTRKSLGLTGEETVSISGLDTIKPLQEVPCTITMADGTVKEITLKCRIDTAIEIEYIEHGGVLHYVLRDLANKSVAAE; encoded by the coding sequence ATGACTATCATCGTCGGTCAGGATACTGCCAAAACCCGTAAAACACTCAAATCAGGCGATCAATCCATCGCCTATTACTCGATTCCTGCTGCTGAGGCTGCTGGTCTGGGTGACTTTTCCAAGCTTCCCGCCGCGCTCAAGGTTGTTCTTGAGAACATGTTGCGTTTTGAGGATGGCAAAACAGTCACCGTCGACGACATCAAAGCTTTCGCCGAATGGGGCGCCAAGGGCGGCAAGAACCCGCGTGAGATTGCCTACCGCCCTGCCCGCGTTCTGATGCAGGATTTCACCGGCGTACCAGCTGTTGTTGACCTCGCCGCGATGCGTGACGGTCTTGTGGCGCTTGGTGGCGACGCGGATCAGATCAATCCGCTGAACCCTGTCGATCTGGTCATCGACCACTCCGTCATGATCGACGAGTTCGGCAACCCGCGTGCGTTCCAGATGAACGTCGACCGCGAATATGAGCGCAACATGGAGCGCTACACATTCCTGAAATGGGGTCAGAAAGCATTCAACAACTTCCGCGTTGTGCCCCCGGGCACCGGCATCTGCCATCAGGTTAACCTTGAGTATCTGGCACAGACTGTCTGGACGGACAAAGACCAAGACGGTGTCGAAGTCGCCTACCCTGATACGCTTGTAGGTACAGACAGCCACACGACAATGGTCAACGGCATGGCCGTTCTGGGCTGGGGTGTTGGCGGTATCGAAGCCGAGGCCGCGATGCTGGGTCAGCCGATCTCGATGCTGATCCCCGAAGTTGTGGGTTTCGAGCTGACAGGCCGCATGATGGAAGGCACCACCGGTACCGATCTGGTTCTGAAAGTGGTCGAGATGCTGCGCGAAAAAGGCGTGGTCAGCAAATTCGTTGAATTCTACGGCGAAGGTCTGGATCACCTGCCACTGGCAGACCGTGCCACAATCGCAAACATGGCACCAGAATACGGCGCAACATGTGGCTTCTTCCCGATTGACGGCGAAACGCTGCGCTACTTGCGCACTACCGGCCGCGACGAAGACCGCATTGCTCTGGTCGAAGCTTACGCCAAAGAGAACGGCATGTGGCGCGGCGATGACTATGCGCCAATCTACACAGACACGCTGTCGCTTGATATGGGCACAATCGTGCCTGCCATCTCCGGCCCCAAGCGTCCACAGGACTACATTGCACTGACTTCTGCTCACACCGCATTTGCCGATTACGTCAAAGGTGTACGCGAAGGCAAAGACGCCAGCAAAGCGTCCGAAGTGCGCTGGGAAGGTGAAGGCGGCCAGCCAGAGCCAGAGGACATTCCGGGAGACGAAGGTCACCACAACCGTGGTTATGTCATGACCGACGATGGCCACTACCAGCTGCACGACGGTTCCATCGTCATTGCATCCATCACGTCCTGCACCAACACATCCAACCCTTACGTGATGATCGGTGCTGGTCTTGTTGCCCGCAAGGCGCGCGAACTGGGCTTGACCCGCAAACCTTGGGTCAAGACATCGCTCGCCCCCGGTTCTCAGGTGGTATCCGCGTACCTCGAAGCGGCCGAGCTTCAGGACGATCTGGATGCGATCGGCTTCAACCTTGTTGGCTACGGTTGCACGACCTGTATCGGTAACTCCGGCCCGCTGGAGCCTTCGATCAGCAAGGCGATCAACGACTATGACCTGATCGGCACCTCGATCCTGTCCGGCAACCGCAACTTTGAAGGTCGCATCAGCCCTGATGTGCGCGCCAACTATCTGGCCTCGCCTCCTCTGGTTGTTGCTTATGCGCTTGTCGGTGACATGAACCACGACATGACAAACAGCCCGCTGGGTCAGGACAAAGACGGCAATGACGTCTACCTGCGCGATATCTGGCCCACGACACAAGAAGTGGCCGAACTGGTTGAAAAAACCGTCACACGCGAAGCATTCCAGACCAAATACGCGGATGTCTTCAAAGGCGACGAAAAATGGCAGGGCGTTGAGACAACAGATGCCAAGACCTATGACTGGCCTGCTGCATCAACCTATGTTCAGAACCCGCCCTACTTCCAGGGGATGAGCAAAGACCCGGGCGTCATCACCAACATCGAAGGCGCAAAGGTTCTTGCGATCCTTGGCGACATGATCACAACCGACCACATCTCCCCTGCTGGTTCGTTCAAGGAAACAACGCCTGCCGGTCAGTATCTGATTGAGCGTCAGGTCCCTGTGCGCGAGTTCAACTCCTACGGTTCGCGCCGCGGCAACCACGAAGTCATGATGCGCGGCACCTTCGCCAACATCCGCATCAAGAACGAGATGCTGGACGGCGTTGAAGGCGGCTACACCAAGGGCCCGGGCGGCGAACAGACGTCCATCTTTGATGCCGCTATGGCGCATCAAGAAGCTGGCACACCGCTGGTTATCTTTGGTGGCGAACAATACGGCGCAGGGTCTAGCCGTGACTGGGCGGCCAAGGGCACTGCCCTGCTGGGCGTAAAGGCTGTGATCGCGGAAAGCTTCGAGCGTATTCACCGCTCTAACCTTGTTGGCATGGGTGTTATCCCGTTCGAATTCACCAACGGTGACACACGTAAGTCACTGGGTCTGACAGGCGAAGAAACCGTCAGCATTTCCGGTCTGGACACGATCAAGCCGCTTCAGGAAGTGCCATGCACGATCACAATGGCCGACGGTACGGTCAAAGAGATCACGCTCAAGTGCCGCATCGATACCGCGATCGAGATTGAGTACATCGAACACGGAGGCGTTCTGCACTACGTTCTGCGCGATCTGGCCAATAAGAGTGTCGCTGCAGAGTAA
- a CDS encoding DsbE family thiol:disulfide interchange protein gives MAKISPLMIAPPLIFAAFVGLAFVGMYRENPEGLPSTLVGQTAPGVPERALRNFPQATQDMLAGGEVTLVNFWASWCPPCRAEHPKLLEMEANGIDIVGINFKDTEAAATKYLRDDDNPFIGIGFDPQGRTAIDWGVTAPPETFILDADGKILFRFAGPLIGSDYEQRFLPALKAAQGN, from the coding sequence ATGGCAAAAATTAGTCCGCTGATGATCGCACCGCCGCTGATCTTTGCGGCCTTTGTCGGATTGGCCTTTGTTGGCATGTACCGCGAAAATCCCGAAGGTCTGCCTTCGACACTGGTGGGACAGACGGCACCGGGTGTGCCCGAACGTGCGCTGCGCAATTTCCCGCAAGCGACCCAGGACATGCTGGCGGGTGGGGAAGTGACGTTGGTCAACTTCTGGGCCAGCTGGTGCCCCCCGTGCCGTGCCGAACACCCAAAGCTATTGGAGATGGAGGCAAACGGGATCGACATCGTGGGCATCAACTTCAAGGACACCGAGGCTGCCGCGACCAAATACCTGCGCGATGATGACAACCCGTTCATCGGGATCGGTTTTGACCCCCAAGGCCGCACCGCCATTGACTGGGGCGTCACTGCCCCGCCCGAGACATTTATTCTGGATGCTGACGGAAAAATCCTGTTCCGCTTCGCAGGCCCTTTGATCGGGAGCGATTATGAGCAGCGGTTCTTGCCAGCTCTGAAGGCAGCTCAGGGAAACTGA
- the ccmD gene encoding heme exporter protein CcmD, translating to MMPELGKYATEVLSAYGITLLLMLALLVQTLRRGAKARAALRQAEQETARHGKN from the coding sequence ATGATGCCCGAGCTTGGAAAATACGCGACCGAAGTCCTAAGCGCTTATGGTATTACTCTTTTGCTGATGCTGGCGCTGTTGGTGCAAACTTTGCGCCGGGGGGCCAAGGCACGGGCAGCCTTGCGGCAAGCAGAACAGGAGACTGCGCGTCATGGCAAAAATTAG
- a CDS encoding heme ABC transporter permease, whose translation MSLWKYANPVKFLALSARVQPFAWAAAALGILIGLGWGFFGTPDDFRQGSTIKIIYIHVPAAWIAINAWIMMLIASLIWLVRRHHVSALAAKAAAPVGLVMTVIGLVTGAVWGQPMWGTWWAWDPRLTSFLILFLFYLGYIALWEAVEDPDTAADLTSVLCLVGSVFALMSRYAVLFWSQGLHQGATLSLDKEENISDVFWQPLVLSIAGFTLLFLALVLYRTGTEIALRRTRALNVRLDKAV comes from the coding sequence ATGTCACTTTGGAAATATGCAAATCCGGTCAAGTTTCTGGCTCTTAGCGCGCGCGTGCAGCCCTTTGCATGGGCGGCTGCGGCGCTCGGTATTCTCATCGGGCTTGGCTGGGGCTTTTTCGGCACGCCGGATGACTTCCGTCAGGGCTCAACCATCAAGATCATCTATATTCATGTGCCCGCCGCATGGATCGCGATCAACGCATGGATCATGATGTTGATTGCATCCCTGATTTGGTTGGTCCGGCGTCATCACGTCAGCGCCCTTGCAGCAAAAGCAGCTGCGCCAGTGGGGCTGGTCATGACTGTGATCGGGCTGGTGACGGGGGCTGTCTGGGGCCAGCCGATGTGGGGGACATGGTGGGCGTGGGATCCGCGCCTGACCTCGTTTTTGATCCTGTTTTTGTTCTATCTGGGCTATATCGCGCTTTGGGAAGCCGTCGAGGACCCTGATACCGCCGCCGATCTGACGTCCGTTCTGTGTCTGGTCGGGTCTGTCTTTGCTCTGATGTCACGCTATGCGGTCCTGTTCTGGAGCCAGGGTCTGCATCAGGGGGCGACACTGAGTCTGGATAAAGAAGAGAACATCTCGGATGTATTTTGGCAGCCGCTGGTGCTGTCGATTGCAGGGTTCACCCTGTTGTTTCTTGCGCTTGTGCTTTACCGCACGGGGACCGAAATCGCGCTGCGCCGGACGCGCGCGCTTAACGTAAGACTGGATAAGGCAGTATGA
- the ccmB gene encoding heme exporter protein CcmB, with translation MIALLIRDLRLAFRAGGGFGLGLAFFLILVVLVPFSVGPQSALLSSIAPGVLWLGALLACLLSLDRLLALDFEDGTLDVLATAPLPLEAALAVKGLAHWITTGLPLVLAAPFLGVLLNLPPEGFVWLVVSLLLGTPALSMIGAFGAALTVGIKRGGLLMSLLVLPLYVPTLIFGAEAARRGAVGMAVDTPLLLLAGISLGSVALLPFAAAAALRMTIR, from the coding sequence GTGATCGCCCTGTTGATCCGTGATCTGCGACTTGCCTTTCGTGCAGGCGGAGGCTTTGGCCTTGGACTTGCGTTTTTTCTGATCCTTGTGGTGTTGGTACCGTTCAGCGTGGGGCCGCAAAGCGCGCTGCTGTCTTCTATCGCGCCGGGTGTCTTGTGGCTTGGGGCGCTTCTGGCGTGTCTGCTGTCACTTGATCGCTTGTTGGCGCTGGATTTTGAGGACGGCACGCTGGACGTTCTGGCAACCGCACCGCTGCCGTTGGAAGCCGCGCTCGCGGTCAAAGGGCTTGCGCATTGGATCACAACCGGCCTGCCTTTGGTCTTGGCTGCGCCTTTCCTTGGCGTGCTGTTGAACCTGCCACCAGAGGGTTTCGTCTGGCTGGTCGTATCCTTGTTGCTTGGCACGCCAGCACTGTCGATGATCGGCGCTTTTGGTGCGGCATTGACCGTTGGAATCAAACGTGGCGGTTTGCTAATGTCGCTATTGGTGCTGCCGCTCTATGTTCCAACTCTTATATTCGGGGCAGAGGCCGCGCGGCGTGGCGCGGTCGGTATGGCGGTGGACACACCGCTGTTGCTGCTGGCAGGTATCAGCCTTGGATCGGTCGCATTGCTGCCTTTCGCGGCTGCTGCTGCCCTGCGGATGACAATCAGGTGA
- the ccmA gene encoding heme ABC exporter ATP-binding protein CcmA, whose product MGLRLTNVAVARGGVPVLSGVSFTLAAGKALILRGPNGSGKTTLLRTIAGLQPALSGHIEGAADTVAYAGHADGLKAMLTVAENLTFWAAVYGHHDIEPALKAYTLGPLRDRLTGTLSAGQKRRAGLARLMVTGRPIWVLDEPTVSLDADAVGLFANAVRNHLGAGGMALLATHIDLGLSDAQVLDVTPLRAQASEMHGASDEAFL is encoded by the coding sequence ATGGGTCTGCGATTGACCAATGTTGCTGTTGCGCGGGGGGGCGTCCCTGTTCTTAGCGGCGTTTCATTCACCCTTGCGGCTGGCAAGGCGCTGATTTTGCGCGGGCCGAACGGGTCTGGCAAAACGACGCTGTTGCGCACAATCGCTGGCCTGCAACCCGCTTTGAGCGGCCATATCGAAGGCGCAGCAGATACGGTGGCATATGCGGGGCACGCAGACGGACTTAAGGCGATGCTAACCGTGGCAGAAAACCTGACTTTCTGGGCGGCTGTCTATGGCCACCATGATATTGAACCGGCGCTGAAGGCTTATACCTTGGGTCCTTTGAGGGACCGCCTGACGGGGACGCTTTCTGCAGGGCAGAAACGGCGTGCAGGTCTTGCGCGGTTGATGGTCACCGGCCGCCCGATCTGGGTGCTGGATGAGCCGACTGTATCGCTTGATGCGGATGCAGTCGGGCTGTTTGCAAATGCCGTGCGCAATCATCTGGGGGCAGGCGGCATGGCGCTGTTGGCCACCCACATCGATCTGGGGCTAAGCGACGCTCAGGTATTGGATGTGACCCCTTTACGCGCACAAGCAAGTGAGATGCACGGCGCCAGCGACGAGGCATTTTTGTGA
- a CDS encoding Mth938-like domain-containing protein, giving the protein MRLNEIVFNDAKPVEGYGPGFFRIGGQVIHGPVIAAPSGTQTWGGLDDIEALEALIAQSDVIFIGTGAEIAHLPTGLRAQLEEAGVGVETMSSPAAARTYNVLLSEGRRVSLAMLPV; this is encoded by the coding sequence ATGCGTTTGAATGAGATCGTCTTTAACGATGCCAAGCCCGTCGAGGGGTATGGCCCCGGATTTTTCCGCATTGGTGGCCAGGTTATTCACGGTCCGGTAATTGCCGCACCCTCTGGTACGCAAACGTGGGGCGGGCTGGACGACATTGAAGCACTTGAAGCGCTGATTGCGCAAAGCGATGTGATCTTTATTGGTACAGGCGCTGAAATCGCTCACCTGCCCACAGGTCTGCGCGCGCAGCTCGAAGAAGCGGGCGTGGGGGTTGAGACAATGTCATCTCCGGCGGCGGCGCGGACGTATAATGTTCTGTTAAGCGAGGGGCGCCGTGTCTCTCTTGCCATGTTGCCGGTCTGA